One window of the Spirochaetota bacterium genome contains the following:
- a CDS encoding N-acetyltransferase: MNPTIRLSTPADFQETEFLTREAFWDIYKLGCDEHLLLRNLRQVPAFIAELDMVAIHEGKIIGNIVYSKASVVDDTGIAHEVLCMGPLSVLPSHQGKGVGSQLMRHSIACAKSMGYKAIIIFGNPAYYHRFGFENAQKYGISTSEGANFDAFMALELQENGLKGVRGKFHEDPVFKIDTTELEEFEKGFPYREKHVTDTQLKL; this comes from the coding sequence ATGAACCCAACCATACGCCTCTCAACCCCCGCCGACTTCCAGGAAACAGAATTCCTGACCCGCGAAGCCTTCTGGGATATCTATAAACTCGGCTGCGACGAGCATCTCCTTCTTCGCAATCTGCGTCAGGTTCCCGCCTTTATCGCCGAGCTGGATATGGTCGCGATTCATGAAGGCAAAATAATCGGCAACATCGTGTATTCGAAAGCGAGCGTGGTTGACGATACAGGCATCGCGCACGAAGTACTATGCATGGGGCCCTTGAGCGTACTGCCGTCGCACCAGGGGAAGGGCGTCGGATCGCAATTGATGAGGCATTCGATTGCGTGCGCGAAAAGCATGGGATACAAGGCGATTATAATATTTGGAAACCCCGCGTATTACCACCGATTTGGATTCGAAAATGCCCAGAAATATGGCATATCGACATCGGAGGGCGCAAATTTCGATGCGTTCATGGCGCTGGAGCTGCAGGAAAACGGATTGAAGGGGGTCCGGGGAAAATTCCATGAAGATCCGGTGTTTAAGATCGACACCACGGAGCTGGAGGAGTTTGAAAAGGGATTTCCTTACAGGGAAAAGCATGTGACTGATACTCAGTTGAAATTATAG